One Trichoderma atroviride chromosome 7, complete sequence DNA segment encodes these proteins:
- a CDS encoding uncharacterized protein (EggNog:ENOG41~TransMembrane:1 (n10-20c25/26o216-237i)~SECRETED:SignalP(1-25)), whose translation MVNMQTLPPSLSLLVCSLLATTSSALHVRPRLDVYPTPVANLPNAAAPATITAAPPLDILGDLKFARALPTIPSCATSCVASAVTKSTDCKLGDYQCECNFATVINQGAASCVQTACGFEGALQAQVAGEQLCLSVLGGLVPSSTPTNNNNNNPSPSPGSGSSSSNGSSPKPSSSSGGSSGSGSGSNSGSGSGSNSGSGSSSGSHKPSKKTKLSGGAIAGIVVGVVAGISAAAGAIWKFCLTKMKGGSTAEGTAAAGVNGTNGAPPSGTALETAQVHPDPAKPTGLTSTTPLSTTPSELSNNHPHTVSSVSPPYQSPVTPTPPVYPNAAELPNGSWPQQQQPPAGYVYPPPQPTGQPMHGYQVPGQQQQYAPVQSYPQMHQDYHEAPGAPPPEMAGDTHIVQELHGQTTSGGVYEMGH comes from the exons ATGGTGAACATGCAGACTCTACCGCCTTCTCTCTCATTACTGGTCTGTTCCCTCCTTGCGACAACTTCTTCCGCTCTGCATGTCAGGCCCCGTCTCGATGTCTATCCCACGCCAGTCGCGAATCTTCCAaacgcagcagcaccagccaccATCACCGCTGCGCCGCCTCTCGATATTCTAGGCGACTTGAAGTTTGCGCGGGCTCTACCTACCATCCCCTCATGTGCCACATCGTGTGTTGCCTCGGCGGTCACAAAGTCGACAGACTGCAAACTGGGAGACTACCAATGCGAGTGTAATTTTGCGACTGTCATTAATCAAGGGGCGGCTTCCTGCGTTCAAACCGCTTGTGGATTTGAGGGCGCTCTTC AGGCGCAGGTAGCGGGCGAGCAGCTGTGTCTCAGTGTGCTCGGGGGTCTTGTTCCTTCTTCTACGCCGACCAACAATAACAATAACAATCCTAGTCCCTCGCCCGGCTCTggctcttcgtcttcgaaCGGATCTTCGCCAAAACCAAGCAGTTCATCCGGAGGATCATCTGGTTCTGGTTCTGGATCCAACTCCGGCTCAGGCTCTGGGTCCAACTCTGGAtccggctccagctccggctcGCATAAACCCAGCAAAAAGACCAAGCTCTCCGGTGGTGCCATTGCCGGCATTGTCGTCGGCGTTGTAGCGGGCATCTCCGCCGCAGCCGGAGCCATCTGGAAGTTCTgcttgacgaagatgaaagGAGGAAGCACTGCTGAAGGCACAGCCGCAGCTGGAGTAAATGGAACAAATGGAGCACCGCCCTCTGGCACTGCTCTCGAAACCGCCCAAGTACACCCCGATCCTGCCAAGCCTACCGGACTTACTTCGACTACGCCGCTGTCGACGACGCCGAGCGAGTTGTCCAATAACCACCCTCACACCGTTTCGAGCGTATCACCACCGTATCAAAGCCCTGTCACACCAACTCCTCCAGTGTACCCCAACGCGGCGGAGCTACCCAACGGATCATGgccgcaacagcagcagcctccagcTGGATATGTATATCCGCCTCCTCAACCAACCGGGCAGCCAATGCATGGCTATCAAGTGCCTggacagcagcaacaatacGCGCCAGTTCAGTCTTATCCGCAAATGCACCAGGATTATCATGAAGCTCCGGgagcaccaccaccagaaATGGCTGGTGATACGCATATTGTGCAGGAGTTACACGGACAAACTACTTCAGGGGGGGTTTATGAGATGGGGCACTGA